Below is a genomic region from Ziziphus jujuba cultivar Dongzao chromosome 7, ASM3175591v1.
GTGCAAAGGTGGTTCTTAGATTAGCTTGTCAATCGTTTATTGTTTGTTCATTACGAGAATGCACTGTAGCATGCTAATGCGGGTCCTGTTtttcaatggtttatttaaaagACAAGAGCTTTGGGCTCTTAACCTCTTGCATTTTTATATTGTGCAAAACTTTGGATTCGGACATAACTCGTACATTTTTCGTTCTGGGTTCTCAATATAGTACGGAAATTTCGTTTTCTTTCAACGAAATATGCATGAAGTTTTAGGAGTGTTTTTGGACTGTGCTAATGCACACGTAGTGCTTGAAAAAGTGTCATTGTATgaaatgtttttcttttgtgaaaagaaaaaaagaaaaaaaacttcagTGAGATATATGGGTAAAGCTTCTAAGTAAAATTGCAATATTTTTGCTGATCAGTTAGATTAACACGATTAATGGTAGTGGGCTTTGTTACACCTTGAAAGTAGAAATAACTATATGTTCTTCAATCACACTCAAGTTGTTGAGGTTTTAGGAGTGTTTTTGGACTGTGCTAATGCACACGTAGTGCTTGAAAAAGTGTCATTGTATgaaatgtttttcttttgtgaaaaaaaaagaaaaaaaacttcagTGAGATATATGGGTAAAGCTTCTAAGTATAATTGCAATATTTTTGCTGATCAGTTAGATTAACACGATTAATTGTAGTGGGCTTTGTTACACCTTGAAAGTAGAAATAACTATATGTTCTTCAATCACACTCAAGTTGTTGAAgtctaaaaaagttctcaattttttttttaatttttttttttgtttttcctgcaAAGGGATTATCGAACATAAGGTTGTGAAAAAATGAACTTTGAGATTGTTTCCTATGTTTATTTCTGTGAATGTTGCGGAGAGCTTCGTTTCGAAATTGTCTACCCTTGAAATGCTCTAAACACTTTCATCTTCCTAAGTGAACCGCTTTCTTTTCCCTCTCTAGTTTCCTTTCATTTCTTTATTGATAAGCTAATGTTAATCCATCAAATGCTTACAGGGTGTTTGTTTCCATCGCGTTATCAAAGGATTTATGATCCAAGGTGGAGACTTATCTGCTGGAAATGGGACTGGGGGAGAATCCATTTATGGTTTGAAATTTGAAGATGAAAATTTTGAGCTAAAGCATGAAAGGAAAGGAATGCTATCTATGGCTAATTCGGGTCCCAACACAAATGGATCTCAGTTCTTTATTACTACAACCCGAACGTCtcatctagatggaaaacatgTTGTGTTTGGCAAGGTAATCAAAGGTATGGGTATTGTTCGTACCATCGAGCATGTTCCTACTGGAGACGGCGATTACCCCACTCAAGAAGTTAAAATTGTGGATTGTGGGGAAATTCCTGAGGGGGCAGATGATGGAGTATCTAACTTCTTCAAAGATGGTGATACTTACCCTGATTGGCCAGCTGACCTCCATGACAAGTCACATGGAATTTCCTGGTGGATTAAGGCTGTAGACTCTATTAAAAGTTTTGGAAATGAGCAGTACAAGGTATGTAACTGATCAGATGATATTGTCTGTACTCGTGTTTAGTTCATTTTTCTTCAGTTTACTAGCCAAGAGATTTCTACAAATAATGTTTCATTCATATTTTCTTATGATTTTAATCCTTTATGGGTCCCATACTCTAGAATAGCAATTTAACCTCTGTTCTTTCTAGTTTTGACTGGAGTCCAACTGTTTTGATTTGCAGAAGCAAGATTACAAAATGGCTCTAAGAAAGTATCGCAAGGCTTTGCGTTACCTTGACGTTTGCTGGGAAAAGGAAGATATTGATGAAGGTGAACTGTTTACTTTGCCTTTGTTGTGTGGTGTAGTGATGGCCATTCTGCTTAGTATCCTAATTAGTTACTAATATTTGATTGTACAGAGACGAGCTCCTCTTTACGAAAAACCAAGTCGCAGATATTTACAAATAGTTCTGTAAGgcttcttgtttatcacataaTTAAAATACTTATGTTTCgtaatattctaaaaattttccGTGAAATTTTTGCTTTTAGGCCTGTAAATTAAAGTTAGGAGACTTAAAAGGAGCATTGTTGGACACAGACTTTGCAATGCGTGATGGAGACAATGTGAAAGCTCTGTTTCGCCAAGGCCAGGTCGGTAGCTTCCATTTTCAAGACATGCAGTTTCTTTAAGGAGGAAACTTCCATTTGAGTCTTTATAAAAACTAagaaatctttatatatattcaattgtaaattataataatttttcttgatttattgtttttttttttttttccttgaagttTTTGCTACATTTTATTCATGGAGCAAATGACTTCTCACCTTACCTAAAACCTTCAAAACTAAACAAAATTTctccaaacaaaaataaataaataaataaatgattatgGAGCAACAATAATGACagtgaaaatattcaaaatactTGAAAAGTGACATATTTCCTAGCGGTATTAAGAAAGGCATTACATGGAAATCTTCCTTCAAAAATTTACTGGAGAATATTGAGTTGTAAACCAGCAAGGAGTTGATTACTTAGCTATTACCTATTGagtatgttttttaatttagagTCGGTCATAGTTCTAgccttatcttttattttacattttagctAAATTGCTCGACCTTAATTGTTACAACTGCTAGAAATCTAGAAGATCAATATCATCCGCTACCATTTGTTTGTTTGCATCTTATGGTGTATCAATGTTTGTTTTCAATCTAAAGGTGTAAGACTGCTACTTTCAGGCGCATATGGCACTTAATGACATTGATGCTGCGGTTGAGAGCTTCAAGAAGGCACTGGAGTTGGAACCAAGTGATGGTTAGTGGCTCTTTCATGTGCATTctaattttctattaaataCAATATCTGCTTAATAGAAActagcttttttttcttttcttttttttttttttaaacattttgaatCACTAATTGGCTTTAATTGAGAAATCAGGAGTTGACTCACCGATCAACTGACTACAAGATTTTTTATGCCATAAAAAATCCACCCTCGTTTCTGAAATCTTATTTAACATGAGCGGCTTACCATTGCCGCCACAAACAAAACATAGTAGTATGTAAAATGTCTGACTTGAACATAAGTTGAAAGATATGCCTATTAAATTGAGCCTCCATTACTAAAATCCAGCAAATTTTCAAAGTTTCTTTTTTGTGTTAGAGGTTAATGATCGGCTGCAGAAATCTGCTTCTGAATAATAATCATGACATCAATCATATACTTCTCCTTGCAGGAGGAATTAAGAAAGAGCTTGCAGCTGCTAAGATGAAGGTTAGACATTTTCATTTGCTTTATAAACTTATGCGCCAAacaatgaatttattttttttgttctttctatACAGAATTTGAAAGCTTAAATATGTTTTGCAGATAGCTAATAGGCGTGATCAAGAAAAGAAGGCGTATTCCAGAATGTTCCAATAAACTTAGGCAGTCAAATGGTATGTTTATTTCTTTCGATGAGTGTGGATTTGTTATATCATCCAAATTGGGGGCTGACTATATTCATGTTAAATGCAGTATGTCCATTTTCTGGATGAGCCGATTTTGGTTCGTTCTGCACTTGCTAAAGTTACATAGTCAACGTTTCATGCTAATATGTTCTCAATCTTGGTTAGCTACTGGAAACATAAGGTATTGATGTTGTTTCCCTTTGTTATATTGCCAAATACCCTGATTCTTGTAAATTATACAATTGTTATCACATGGTTTGAGAGAAAGGAAATCCATTACGTttggtaattaaattacatCTAATTAAGCAATGAATTTGATGGCTCAAATATTCACATCCACAGTGTGGATTATATGGAAAAGAATTTGAGTGATCTTAGTATCAACTCTTGTTACATAATGTTCATTGATGTTTTTCAGGCTTTTTGATGGGGGCAGGAAAGAAGCTAGCAGAACAGCTGGAGCCTAAAACCAAATTGTTGTTCCGAATGCTTTCCACTTTTTGTCCAAACAAAATTTGTGTCATTTCATTGCTGTTTAGAACCGCATTGCTACTTCATGAATTCACTGCAATCACTGAAACAATTTCCTTACATTTAAAAGACAGAGTCTTAGTTTACTGAAAATTGACAGTTTCTTTTTTgcaaccatttttttatttttatttctttttgatcTTCTCTTCTTTGGTCGTGGTTTCGCCTGACTGGCCCGAGCTGTTGATTTGGCTGCAACTTTAGGACTTGTAACCTCCCCGATGTTATCAACTTGTGCTTCCACTTCCACTCTAGTGCTAGTACCTTCTTCGTCTCCTTTTCcgatttcttttccttttctaagTTCCCTTCCCCTCGTTCTCTTTCCAGACTGTAGTTCTTTCAGTTTCGCCAAAGCTATGTCTCGGGTTGCCTCAGCTGCAAGCTTCTGCTCCATGGAAACCGAAATACGCCAAGCTGCAAGGGAATTTTCATCTTCGGCTTTTTTCGACAAGGCACGGTAGTCTTCCCGAGTGAGTTGGACATTGGTATTTTCCATTTCTATACATTTTATGTACCGAAGTGCTTCTGCTGCAGATGCACTATAAGCTTCAGTTTCCATTCGTACAGCACGGAGTGCTAGTTGCAAAGACCTAAGAGTATGTCTTTTTATCCTCAGAGTTTGCTtcaattttattcttgattGTCGTTCATCCTCTTCATCCTGCTTCATCCTTTCCATCTCTTCGCGAATTTGATCCAGTGCCTGATTTCTGTCATTGATCATCTCCGTGGCTCTGAGCTCTTCATCCTTTTTGGATCTGATGCTCTTGTTGATACTTTCAAGCTGTGATTCTAGCTCCGAGATGACAGTAACCGACTTAGTACGTCGGTTTTCAGCAGCTGCGAAGCTGGACTTCAACCTTTCGAGTTCATCGATGAGAGGTTTGGAGTCTAGCCATGACTGCATGGTGCTGTCTTTAGCTTTCTTGAGTTGTTCCTTGGCCTTGATCAATTCTTCCATTTTGACACTCCATGTTTTGCCATGGCTATGCTCTAAATCTCTTTCTATCTCTGAATTGCCCTCTGTTGTGTGCTCATTATACGTCTCCATTTACTCTCTTCCACAAATGCAAAAATTGGAAATTCCGGATAGCTTTCGTATTCAGCTTCTAGTTATAAACTATAATGCtcaaattttgttcttttatgtCTTGCTGTTTAATTTGTTCTGTTTGGTGAGTATTCCAAATCAATCCTAACATAAAATTAAAGACAAGATGCCTTGTTGTTACCGTGGCTGTATGTGAAAAAAATGTCCCATatgtttagttttgaatgctAAGCATGCCGCCAAATCAGTctgcaaatataaatttatttgccaTCTGtatcatataattataatagtaaattataaaattttttggcatctcatatatattataataatgaacCTTTTTACCTTGAAatgttctctgtttttttttttttttttttttttggatgtgtGTGTGTCTGAAATATACATAGTTCATTTGGCACGCAAAATCAGCACGGAGGCAGCTTTCTTCTCCATTTTATAggatatattatataaactatatattatattatgcctTATCTAAATTTATGATAATGGTAATCGACATGGGCGGAGACAGCTGCCTCCATGCAGATTTGGAAATTTCCCTCggagtatatatattttcttcattGAAAAGAAAtgtcattttataattttgtctccacatttaattttttctaaggCTGGCAAAGTAATTCTAATAAAAAGAGCCTTTCATATTCACTTTTAcaaaatttctttccttttcccccTCTCATTCCTCACTAACGTGTGGTATTctctttttcataaattttactataaattttattatttgtcattattaataacaattatcaaTCGA
It encodes:
- the LOC107406147 gene encoding uncharacterized protein LOC107406147, giving the protein METYNEHTTEGNSEIERDLEHSHGKTWSVKMEELIKAKEQLKKAKDSTMQSWLDSKPLIDELERLKSSFAAAENRRTKSVTVISELESQLESINKSIRSKKDEELRATEMINDRNQALDQIREEMERMKQDEEDERQSRIKLKQTLRIKRHTLRSLQLALRAVRMETEAYSASAAEALRYIKCIEMENTNVQLTREDYRALSKKAEDENSLAAWRISVSMEQKLAAEATRDIALAKLKELQSGKRTRGRELRKGKEIGKGDEEGTSTRVEVEAQVDNIGEVTSPKVAAKSTARASQAKPRPKKRRSKRNKNKKMVAKKKLSIFSKLRLCLLNVRKLFQ
- the LOC107408116 gene encoding peptidyl-prolyl cis-trans isomerase CYP40; translation: MVNPRCYLDISIGGEIEGRIVVELYQDVVPKTAQNFRALCTGHLGIGPSTGAPLHYKGVCFHRVIKGFMIQGGDLSAGNGTGGESIYGLKFEDENFELKHERKGMLSMANSGPNTNGSQFFITTTRTSHLDGKHVVFGKVIKGMGIVRTIEHVPTGDGDYPTQEVKIVDCGEIPEGADDGVSNFFKDGDTYPDWPADLHDKSHGISWWIKAVDSIKSFGNEQYKKQDYKMALRKYRKALRYLDVCWEKEDIDEETSSSLRKTKSQIFTNSSACKLKLGDLKGALLDTDFAMRDGDNVKALFRQGQAHMALNDIDAAVESFKKALELEPSDGGIKKELAAAKMKIANRRDQEKKAYSRMFQ